The genomic region CTTCGGAGCAATGGCTTACACACTAGTCTCCCTCCAAGGCTCCTCCATGTCCATAAGATCCCTGAATGTCATCACCCACTTCACCCACTACACCGTCGGTCACGCACACCTCGGCCTCTACGCCTTCTACACGATGATCATGTTTGGCTCCATCTACTACATCGTCCCGCGACTACTTCGCTGGGAATGGCCCTCCGCCACACTTATCCGCATCCACTTCTGGTGCACAGCCATCGGAATCAGCGTCATGTTCCTCATCCTAAGTGTCGGCGGTCTCATACAAGGCCTCGCCCTCAACGACCCCAACATCAGCTTCATGGCCACCGTCGATCTCACAATCCCATTCCTTTGGATCCGCTCCCTATCGGGCATCATGATCCTGATCGGCCATATAGCCTTTGCAATCCAATTCGTCCTGATGCTCCTCAGATTCGGCAAACCAAAAAGCGGCCCCACCTATTTCCACCCCATCCCAGAACCCGTCACTTCCACCTCTCAATCATAACCCATGAACCGACTCCCCACCCTCTTCTTTGGCATCTTCATCACCTTCGCCTCTGCCTGGCTCGGCCTCATCCTCTGGCCCGTCCTATTCATCGGTCACCTCCCGCCCCACCAAGACCCCGACACACAAGACATCCTCCCCCCCCCCTCGCCCGGCCTGGCTCTCATAGGAAAACGCGTCTACGAAAAAAACGGCTGCATGTATTGCCACACCCAACAAATTCGACCAGAAACAACCGGATCCGACATCGCCCGCGGCTGGGGCTCCCGTCGCACCGTCCCAAGAGACTACATACACGACAAACCCGTCCTCCTCGGCACAATGCGCACCGGCCCCGACCTCACCAACATCGGCCGCCGCTGGGGAACCGACGCCGCCGCCATTGCCAAACACCACCTCCACCTCTACGCCCCTCGACTCGTCTCACCAGGCTCCATCATGCCCCCCTACCACTTCCTCTATGAAACACGAAAAATACAAGGCTCCCCCTCACCCGACGCCCTAAAACTCGAAGGCACCCCATACGCCCCACCACCCGGCTATGAAGTCGTCCCCACCGCCGAAGCCCGCGCCCTTGTCGCCTACCTCATCTCCCTAGATCGCACCTACCCATTACCCGAAATTCCAGAACAACCATGAGCACCGCCCCCACCCCACCCCCCAACGACCCACAAAACGAAACCCCCGAATCCCTCGAAGCCCAAACCCGTGCACTCGAATACAACGAAGACACCGACGTCGAGAAAATCCACGCCGCCATCCTTCGAGAAAAACAAGAACCTCAAGACGGCCTCGAGCCCCTACCCCTATGGCTCGTCCTTCTCTTCTCCATCATCATCTTCTGGGGCGGCGGTTATCTCTTCTTCTACTCTGGCGGCTTCAAACACGACGTCTACGACGAAAAACTCATCACCTGGGGCCCAGTCACCGCCACCGCCACACAAAAAACTATCGACCCCATCGCCATCGGCAAACGCCTCTACACCGC from Candidatus Methylacidiphilales bacterium harbors:
- a CDS encoding cbb3-type cytochrome c oxidase subunit II; the protein is MNRLPTLFFGIFITFASAWLGLILWPVLFIGHLPPHQDPDTQDILPPPSPGLALIGKRVYEKNGCMYCHTQQIRPETTGSDIARGWGSRRTVPRDYIHDKPVLLGTMRTGPDLTNIGRRWGTDAAAIAKHHLHLYAPRLVSPGSIMPPYHFLYETRKIQGSPSPDALKLEGTPYAPPPGYEVVPTAEARALVAYLISLDRTYPLPEIPEQP